In the Oculatellaceae cyanobacterium genome, TGAAAAGAGCTTTTTATAATTATTACAATATTGATCAATGAAACTAATTGTTAGTTGTGGAGTTCTAGGATGTTTCATTGTCTCCGTCTCCCTTTTAGGCTTCTCTTTTTATTTTACTATGAACAGAGTGACAAACTAGGGTTATGTTGAACCAGACCAAACTGTATTCGTTTGTTTAGTTCTGTGCATCTAGGTTAGCGATCGCTTGGGGATGAACAACTACAATTTCATTGATGCTTTGAAAATCATCTGGGTTAAACGTTAGTAAATGCGTTACACCATGCGCTAACATCACCGCAACCAACCGAGCATCATGTACGCGCTTACCCTGAATTTGGTAGCTTGTCACCAGATTGAACCAGTGGGGGAATATTTCTGGGGTTTCCTCAAGCTGCGGAAACTGACTTATAATTTGTTCAACTTCAGCATGAGTTCTTTCAACACTCCATCCCAAGCCATTGACTTGTGGTGGACGAGTTGCAACAACCCAAAATTCGATCATGTTCTGACTGGTGATATATAGCTGGTCGTTGTTTGCCAGAAGTCGAGTAACAGATAGATCTGCTAATGCTTGCAAGCCTGACGTAGGATCGCTACTTCTGAGTAAAACGTTAGTATCCAGCAGATAATTTGTCATTAGTCGTATATATTCTCCCGCCGTAGGGCTTCGTCTGGCAAATTAACTCCATCCTTATGACTTTGTACCCACTGGTGAAAACGTTCAGCACGTTCTTCAGGCGTGGCAGTTGCCCAAAAGGGTTGCTCTGGTGGAACAGGGGAAAGGATTACGCGATATTGCTTGGCAACGCTGTCGCTAAGGCTTTCTATCTCTACTACAAAGCGGGTGTTGGGCTGAATTGACTGTAAAATCTCGTCAGGTAACTGTAAGGTTCCTGATTCACTGACTTCAACTATCGAAGACATAGCGATCGCCTCCACGCAATCAATAAGGTGTCTGTTTACAGCTATTTTACTGATTCTTGAGTTGCCTGATTGCAGGTATCTATGGAGCAAAGTTTTGTAGCAATTCAACAGGAGCGAGCGCTAATTCAATAAGCTACGATCGCACAAGTAAGCAAAATTGAAGTTATGGAAAACCGGAAAATCCCCTCACTGGGGAAACACTCATCAAGGAAGTTTGTCGGCGCATTCGGGTTGCCCGTAGCTACTGGGATGCCCATAATAATGCTGCCTGTCGGGGAGAACGCGATCGCGCTTTTATCTTGGTTGACTGCTTATCCTGTTCCATAACTGGGAAAACGATTCAGTACGTCCCCGCGCAATAAGTTTTTTATGAGATGAGACCACTCTGTTCGATAAATTGCGAAGGGAATTTGGAGATTTAAAGGCTGCCTTAAAATCAAAATTTTCTCCTCCTTCGTCTTCAAACTCTGCATTAAGATCAATAATCAGATCTGCCAGAATGATTTGCATACACTCAAGTAAACAGGTTTTCTGATTAGGATCTTTATAAAAATCCTCTGGTTTCTTACAAAATGCCTTTCCTACTTCATCTTCTGATAAAGCCTCTGAAATAAGGTACAAGAGAAAAAATTTAGTGATTTGATAACCTGCGAATAACTCAGGTCTAATTTGTGATAAATTTTGTTCAATCTCTTTGTAAAGCTCAAATAAGGCTATGATCCTTCCGCCAGTCACTTCTGGGCGAGCAAAAATTTCCTGGTGCATATCATCGAAAATTTTACTGTACCGTTGAACCGATGAAGGACGCTTTAAATCGAAAGCAAGCAAGATTTGTCCAGCTAACGTATTTTCTATCACAGTACGCTGACCGGGTTCATCTCCACGCTTAATTTCATAAAAATACTCTGGGTAGCTATGCTCAATTTCTTGTTGTAATCTAACCTGAGTCTGAGTGTTAGATCTAAAATCTCGTGCTTGAATACCGTTTTGATTATTGCTGTTGTAGGTGATTTTTGATACAAGTCCTGCCTGATCAGCATTAACACGAATAATCCGAGTCAATATTCTCAAATCTTGCGTTACTTGGCTTCTATTATTGTACAAACTGGATACTGTTTGACAGCCATTAACTACTGAATATCCTTTAAGCTTAATCTTGTCTTCCTCTGATGTGTCTAGCTCTTCACAGATAATAGTTATTCCGTTGTGATAAAGCAGGAAATTGGTATGTTCCGAAGTATTAGATATGCTCTTTCCAATATCTTTATTAACTTTGGTCTTCTCTAAATTCTTTCTTAAGTTCAAATCAAATAGTTGTTGATTTTGTATCCCATCCATTCGGACAAGATCAGTGGCTGCAACAGGAGCAATCACAACTTTTGCAGTACTTCCAACATTGTACTGGGCATAATCATAACCAAAAACGTCAAAAGAAATCTCTGAGGTTGCAGGGATAGCTTTTTGACTAGGAACATACATTTGAGCAATCAAGGATTTATCCCACACCTCTAATTTAGTGGTTAATGAGGTCGCTCCTAGAAAACTTTCAGCATTTGAATCTTTGTCAGCATTGGTTATAAAAACACCACGCACTGTATATTTAGAAGATATAAAAATATGCTTGTATTCAGTAAGTAAATTTTTAAGTTGTATATTTCCAGTTGTAGAGATAATTGAATCTAGCCCCTCAGCCGTCTGTAGTTGTTCCAAACTGCCCACAAATTCTTTAAGCTGCGTATCTCCTAAAGTTTTTACAGGATTCTGTACTGTTTTAGATTGAAAAATATCTATGCACTCTTCATTTTCATTTACATAAATACCATCAATTCCCTTGTCTCCGTGTCCGTCACAGACTATATTTTGAACTTCAATAATTTCTAATCTGTAAATATTCACTAAGAACCAATCTAGGAATGCGCTGGCTTCTGCACGTCCTAGAACCTTGTAGGGCTGAACAAGTTGCATGAGGTTTGTGTAGTCTAGATTGAGCATAGAACCTGTATATGTGGGCTGAGTTATACAATTCTACATAATGTAGACCTAAAGAATATTCTTAGATACCTATGAGTAAGCAGGTTTTCATTGACGGCTCACGCCTCAATTTCCCAATCCTCTACTTGCAAACCCTCAACCCGCTCAAATTCCCGTGTATTGTGAGTTACCAGGGTTAAATTATTTACCAGGGAGATCGCTGCAATTTGCAAATCATCTCTTCATTACTTACCGTCTCCGTTAAAATCCGTAAAGTTATCTGTGTTTGTTCTGGTAGTATGTACATCTGTGCATATTATAATTGAGATGGCTTACCAATGGAATGAAGACAAAGCAGCAACTAATCTTCGCAAACATGGTATCGACTTCGCCGACGCAGTATCCGTTTTCTCAGATGATTTGGCAATTACAATTCCAGACGAGCGGTTTGATGAAGAACGATTCATTACGATTGGCATAGATGCTTTTGGCAGAGTTTTGGTTGTTGTCTACACGCTACGGGGTGATGAGATTCGACTTATTTCTGCCCGCAAAGCAACTCGCCTTGAGCAACAACAATATGAGCAGGAATAGTCATGGAAGCAGAATACGATTTTAGTCAAGGTAAACGAGGGGCAATAGAGCAAATCTCCTCTGGAAAAACTCGCATCACAATTCGGTTAGATGATGATGTATTAGCGTGGTTTCGCCACCAAGTTCATTTAGCAGGTGGAGGAAACTATCAAACGTTGATTAATGAAGCGTTACGTCAACATATCCAACAGAATCAAGAACCTTTGGAAGAAACTTTACGCCGAGTTGTCCGAGAAGAACTTAAGCGGATTGAAAAGTGAAGTGTTTGCACAGGGCTGATACTTCATAGCAATGGAATCACTTTTGAGCCAGAATTTGTGATTGAAAGCATTGGTTCACAGATAAGAGTTGCGAAGCCCTGCGGGCGCGATCGCGCTATCGCACATATTCTCTATCTTAGGCAAAGCATTACTGATTAAATTGTTTTAATCGCACATTCGTAGTATTCAGAGGCTAAATGGAAAATGTCGCTTGGTTGGATTTAGCATTAGGAGGATTAGCCCTAGTTATTTTGATTAGTGGGCTAGTAATGTTGTTAAGCGGCGTTTCTGCTTTGGGTAATAATAAAGATAAGTAGCGATCGCTCACGCCTCAATTTCCCAATCCTCAACCTGCAAACCGTCAACCCGCTCAAATTCTCGCGTATTGTGAGTTACCAGGGTTAAATTATTTACTATAGCGATCGCTATTATGGTTAAATATCCCCAAGAGAAACCATGATGAAATGGCGTGTTGTGCTTGAAGCTGATGCTGAAACGGGAGATTGGTCTGTTTGGTGTCCAGAATTACCAGGTTGTGTTTCGGCTGGAGAAACCGAAGAAGAAGCCTTAGAAAATATTCGTGAAGCGATCGCACTTTATCTTGAACCAGACCCAATTGAATTAAAATCAGGAGCAATTTTGCGGGAGATTTCCGTCGGATGACTCGCACCCGTCCCATGAATGCAGATGAAGTTGAGCGCATTCTAGAGCATTATGGGTTTCAATTGATTTCTCAAAAGGGTAGTCATCGTAAGTGGAGAAATCATGATCGCCAGCTTCAAGTAATTGTACCCTACCACAAGGGACGCGATTTGCCGATTGGTACGCTACGCAACATTATGATTGGTGCTGACATTCCAGAAAGCGAATGGAAAACAAAGTGAGGTAATCTTTCAAACTGCAAATGAACTATGTCGTCTCAAAATAAAAAGCCCAATGGATGTGGATGCTCAAGTATTCCGTTATCACTAATACTAGCTATCTTAGGAGGTGCTTATTGGTGGTTCAGCCAGAAAGGAAATCTAGATATCAGCCACCTTTTATCTAAGATTCAAGGAATAACTATTCCGAATGTAAATCAGATTACAGGTACTTTTTCATCCCCCACCCCCTCTTTATCAAGCAAGAACAATCCTACTCCCAGTAGTCAGCCAGCATCACGGAAAACAATCACACCTAAAAAGAAATTATTACCTCCAACTCCCTGGGAGAAAAAAGTAATTAGAGGAATTTATTTAAGTCGCTACCAAGTCACGAATAATGCTGATGAACAAACAATTCGTGCAAGAGTTCGTTACTATCGCTCTCAAGGAATTAATACGATTATTCACGGGGTTTGGGGCAATGGTTGTACGATGTACAAGAGCGACGTTATGCAGCAAACACTGGGATATGAAAGTTGTCCCAACCAGTTTCAAGAGCGATGGTTAGATTGGTTGATTGATGAGGCACATCAACAAGGTATGCAAGTCCACGCATATTTCGAGAAAGGGATTAAAATAGACAAAAATAGTCCTATTTATGATTTAGCAATTTCTCAAGGATGGTTAGTTCCTGGCGTGGATAAAACTTACGTAGGCATTGAGCAGTATGTCCTTGATGTGGAGGTTCCTGAAGTAGCTAGTTTCTTTAAAAATATCTTAGTAGAGTTTGTCCAAAAGTATCCCAAGATTGATGCAGTTCAATGGGATGATTATCTCGGTTATTATGCTGAATTACCTGGCAAAGTTGATCGCACCGCTAAATTAACTAGCTTTGTGCAGCCAATGATAGCAGCAATGAAACAAGCTAACCCAAAGGTAAGTTTTGATATTTGTCATCATAACCCTTATTGGGCTAAACGATATTTCGCAGCCGATTGGCAAAAATGGGATGTTGATCGAGTGTTTATTCAAGCTTATAATGAAGCGAATTTTCTTCCAGAATTAAGTTATGCCAAGAACTATGCTGGAATAGCCATTACCGAGCGACAATTCCATCATTTAAAAGAATTAGTAGATGATTCTGCTATCAAGAGCATTTTAGTTTTTCCTCTGTCGGGAAAACCCGAAGAAACAGCTTCTCGGTTAAAAAGTTTGATCGCAAACAATAACTAAGATGTGTTGACTTTTTTATTCCCTACTTTCCCGATGTTGTCTTCTCTACTTTTACTTTTTGTTTCTGTTTATTTATGTACAACTATAATCAATCTCCTAATCCTGGTTCGCCTGAAATTAGACGCGGACAATACTTCAACTATGTAGTGCCAAATGGTTGGCGCGTGGCTGAGGAAGGACAATTTGCCGTCGTCCTGTTTGCTCCAGATCATGCGGCTTTCACACTCATGGTCGGAAATTCTGGGCTGCCAGCCAACTACAACCCTTGGCAGTTTGTCTACGATAAGCTAATGGGGATGCAGCCAGAGCAACTACAGATGAACCCGCCCCGCCAAGCTCAACCGATTGCTGGCTATACAGTTGCTTATGAGTTTGACTACGCGTACACATTCAACGGCATCCCCTGCCGAGGCTTGGCTAAGTGCAGTGTCGCATATAGCTACAACATCTGCACAATGGTAGTTACCTGTGCCGCTTCACAGGAATCTCAGTGGGCTGGTTATGCTTCATGGTTGCCACAGGTGGCAGAGCAATTCACAGTCACAAATGGGGGAGCGTTCGGAATCAGTGGGGTTATACAGCAGAATAGAGAAATTGCGATCGCAGAGGGACAACGGGCAAGAGAATACCGTGAATGGCAACAGCGCACTTGGGGCGAGGTAAACCGCCAGCGCCATGAATCAATAGAGCGTCAAAATTTCCACTTTCGTGAAAACTTGGGCAATGTAGGGACTTGGACGAATCCATATGGATATGCTGTAGTCGAGTTACCGACAAGCCATCAATACTACTGGATTAACCGTCAGGGACAAATCTATGGTACTAACGACCCCAGTGAGAATCCCAATGTCGGCTCAACTCAAGATTGGGCGAGGATGAATCGCTATCAACCGTAGTCATTTCAGGTGGCAGAAATTGTTAAGTATGTGTTTGAAATTAAACGTTACTTACGATGACTGGGAAAATCAGTATACGTTTATTTATGCCCACCTACTTAGTTAAATTAGGATTTGATGTTTAAAATTGAGCTAATTATAATTATTGGTTAGTAAGTCATTAATTTATTGCACTTCATTTGACTCTGTTTCGATCTACGCGGCGGCAATTTATACAAGCAGTTACCCATTCGTCCAGTTTTACTGGGCAATGTATACGATCCTACCTTGGGAGATGATCAGCGCAACTTTTTAGGAATTGATGCAGCGCAAGCGCGTAAAAATCTCCAGCGCATCAACAATACCATTCAAGAAGTTGCCAACCGCTATGGACAATTAGTCGATCTCCATGCTCACTTCCTCAAAGGCTCACCATCCTGGTTTACAGCAACAATTGAGCCAAGTCTACAAGGTGCATCGGAAGTGCGTCGGGCTTTTCTCCCCTATGTTATCGGTTAATTTATACTTTTATACTACTACCTCAATTTGCTGATGCCAATTCCTTACCAAAGTAATTACTTCACAACAAGGAGAAGATCAATTAACCGAAACTTTCTGAAGTAAAGATCATCACACTACTATTATCCAGATCGTTATCTATTGGAACTAAACTATCATTCCCAGACAAATTACGGCTTTGAGCAATGCCAAAAGTTACTACTTGCAGCAACTTTTTAGGAGTAAACGACTCCAATTCCACCAACTTTCCTGCATCTAACCAGTTTAATTCATCTGTTGATAAACTAGCACGCACTTCTAATGGTAGTTCTTTGGCATTTCGAGCTAATTGATTGGAACTTTGTACAAAGACATCCCGGCTAGAAAATAATTGACGCGGCAATAAACCTAAATCATAAATAGTGATATTACTATTTTCAAACCAGTTAGAGTTAGTGCGTAAATGGTGAACTAAACCCACACCTCTAGGACTACAATCATGCAGGACATAAACTTTTAACTCTTGATTGCGGCGCACCATCTCCATAACAGTATTAAAGATATTTTGGGGATATCCAGTTACACTTAAAATTGCACAATTATTTTCAAAATGAAAGTTATTAGCAATTAATAATTGAGCAATCTTAGCACTATCACAAACAATTAAACGTTCAAAACTGTAGTCAGTTACATCACTATTTATTTGAGTAGGAAGGCTTTCTTCTGTTGGTGAAGGTAGCATTTTAGCAATTGTACCGTTAATTTGTGACCAACGCCCTAGCCACCCTGTAAATTCTCCTGATTGCAAGACAAATTCATTGCTGATTTGATTTGTTCGCCTTCCTTGCACAGTCCCTAAATAAATTGATAACATCCCTAGTATTACGCTGATTGCTAATACAAAAAAGTTGTTGATTATGGCTATACTTAAATAAATTCCAGCAATCAAAATAATTCCGCCGATTACTTGCAATAGTCTGGCGTAAGCTTGACGCTGTTGAGAATTTAGTTGTGGTGATTTAGTATTACGAAAAAATTGAAAAATGAAGTAGAGGTTAACAATAATTGATATGGCTATCATTGTAAAAAAAGACCCCTTAAAGAGGGTCGATAATATGCCGCCAATAAACAAAGGTGTCCAAACATTCAAAAATAGATAAATAAAAATCAAGCCACTTATAAAACTTTTTTGGCGTGAACGTTTGTCTAAAAGATAAAATAATTGCCGAGGAGTAAAAAACAAACTATCGTTAGCTGAAATTGTTTCAATTGTTTTAGCAAATAAAGTATCAGTTATTTTTAAATTTCCCAGAGATGTCGGTTCAAAAACAAATTGATGTTGACATCGAGAACAACGACCTGAATTAGCTGTCCGTTCTTTAAGATTATTGTCAGTTCCACAGTTAATACATTTCATATTACAATTTAAATTTTTTTAGTTAATCAAAAATTTGATGATTGAGTAAGATACTATAATCTTCTCGCTGACGAATCAAACGATGATTGTTTTTATCAATTACAACTTCGGCTGGACGTGGGCGATGCAAAAAATGGGAGGACATAGCATAACCATAAGCACCAACATCTAAAATAGCAATTATATCTCCAATTTTCAATGCTGGTAATTGACAATTTTTCCCTAAATAATCTCGTGAATAAGTAGTATTTCCGCAAATATCTGTAGGATGCTTTAAAGCTTTTTCTTGATTCCAAGTAACAATTTCTCGATACCCCCCGTGTACGGAAGGAACTGATAGATTAGCTACAGTAGTATCAACGCCGACAATTTGTTTTTCTTGTTGCCATTTAACAGAAACAACACTCGCAAGTAAGCTAGCACATCCAGCTATGGTAGCTCTTCCTGGTTCAATAATTAAATCAATGTTATTTGGTAATGTATTTAGCTTGGCTGTTAGCTCTGATCCGAACTCTTCCCATTTAAATGCTGCTTTGTTGTGGTGATAAGGATAACCAAAACCACCCCCAAAATCGAGATATTCCCAATCTGGTAAAAGTTTTGCTGTGGTAATGATAGTATCTATTACTTGTGTAAAAGCTTGCGTCGCATTAGTGCCAGTACCACGATAAAAATGTAACCCAGTTAATTTTAAGTTAGCTTGTTTAGTGAGAGCGATCGCGCGATCTAATTCTTCTGGTCTTACACCAATACGACTGTCACCCGTTATCTCCGGTAGATTTAATCGTAATCCTAAACGGGGCGCTTTTAATGATGTTTGTAATTGTTGATAAACATCACAACATAATTTTAATTGCGCCAAACTATCTAAATTAAGTGTTGTCACACCCCAATTTAAAACTTGCTCCATTTCAGAGCGATTTAAGTTACTACCACTGTAAATAATTTTTTCAGGTTGAAAGCCTGCGTGTAATCCTAAGTAAATGTCTCCAGGCGTATTAGCATGAAGTCCCCATCCCAGAGATTGAAAAATTTGCAACAGTGCGACATTTCCATTAGTAACGCTAGCAAAGTGAAACTGAGTGCGGGGATAGGAAATAGATTGAGTAATATGCTGAATTGTTGCTCGTAAGCGATCGCTCTGATAAACATATAATGGTGTACCATAAGCAGCAATTAATTCTTGAGCAACTTCTAATTCAAAAGGAGTATTAAATGGCATACTAATTTTTAATCTTTCCATTTTCTGCTAAAGCTCCATAACTGACGAGGGAACCAAAAAGGATGATCCCAAGCATAATTATTCGACTCCTCACCTAAAACTGTTGTCCGCCAAACTTCCCACATTATTAGTAACCACAGCATCTCACCCAGACGACGACTTTTAATAGTTGCTCCGATGTCACCTGCGACGATATGTGCAGCTAAATGCGGTTGCCAAATTTTTTCTGCTCGTAGTTTACCTGGATTTAGCCAAGTACCAACAAAACCCCACAATTGATTTAAACACCAGTAGGTTAAGGGAACTTCCATCCCCCGTTTTTCGCGCCATACAATTTCAGGGGGTAATAAATTTTCTACCGCACGTTTGAGGATGTACTTTTCACAACTTCCTTGTAAACACAGTTTTCCTGAAAGCTGAAATGTCCATTCGGCTAAGGATAGATCGCAAAATGGCGATCGCACTTTTAATTTATGTGCAAACGCAATATTAGTAGCGCGTGGGTGAATATTTTGCGCTCCTTTGAGCATTAATGTTGCTCGACGCAAACGATGTAACACCGATGTGGAAAAACTTGGATCTAAAGCTGCTTCTAACCAATATTCAGGATTAATTTGTTGCACTTGCTCATAAACCGCAGGTTGAAAAATCTGAGATTCATAACCATATAAACGATGAAAGGTGCGGAGATATTGAGAGGAAAAATTTTCTTTACCTGTGGGATTTACTGTATTGTATACTTCGGCTGCAATCAATGGTTTATTTGTCCAACCTGCAAACAATTGATCGCCACCTTCGCCATTAAAAATTACCTTTGTTTCTTGACTAGCTGCTTGAGCTAATAAAAATAAAGGAACTGTCACGCTATCACCAAAAGGTAAATCTAAAGCTTGAGCAGTATGAATAATACTTTTGCGGATACAATCCTGTGTTGCTGCTACTTTTACTAAAGGAATGTTAAGGAATTGTGCGACTTGTTCAGCATAAGGTAATTCGGGAATTCCAACATCACCAAAATCTAGGGTATAAGCTCTAACATTTACTCCTGCTTGCACTAAGTGTGCAGCAACAATCGCAGAATCTAACCCTCCAGATAATAACACTCCCACAGGTTCAGAATTGAGATCCGCTATTTGACGTTGAATAGCATTTTTCAGGAGGGTTTGCAATTGTGAAATTGCTGTTGCTTCATCTGCAATCAAATTAGATGATTCTCGCCACTCTAATAATCTTTCTTGTGTAGGTTGTGAGGAAATTTTTAATTCATTGCTAGTTTGCCAAATTAGTTGAGTACCCGCAGGTATGGCAAAGATATGATTAACTGGTGTCAGTGGAGTTGGTATATATGAAAAGCAGCTATATCCATATAATCCAGCAATGCTAACTTGAGGATTTTCAATTATAGGTAATAATAATTGCAATTGGGAAGCAAACCAAATTACTTCTTCTGTTTGAGTCCAATATAAAGGAACTCGTCCAAATGCTTCTCTTCCTAAAGTTAAATGATTAAGTGGATCTATCTTTACCCAAGCATCTGCTGAATCTCTTAAACCATCCGTAGATACAGTTACATAAATACTGTTATTGGAATTAACTTTTGAGGAGTTCGTGTTAACACCAAAGCAACCAATTTGGGATAAATATTGTTTTTTTTGCTTAATAAAATTGTTTGGTACTAGCCGTTGAGCAGTTTTCCACGCTCCAGGGGCAGCACTCAATATTTGAGATAAAGTTTTATCGAGGTTTTCCTGATTTCCATAACCCCAGTAACCGACAAATTGGCATACTTGAGGATAGATATTTTGCATAAATAAGTTTGGGATGAATTATATAGTTTTTCCCTGTTAACCAGATATCAAACACAGAGTAAATTAACTAATTGACAGTAAAAAATTTATTTAACAGTAAAAGATGTTGTGCTGAGAATGCGATCGCCTAACAACATTTGCACTTTCCAAAGCCCAGGAGTAGCACTACTATTAAATTGATAGCGACAATATGTATTCCACGTCGCGCGATCAATTGTTTTAGTTTCCCAACTATTTTGATGCACAATTTGATTATTAGGATCTATCCAGTTACAGTTAAGTGATATTTTTTTACCAATCGGTGCATCTTGCAAAGTGACGCGATAAAAAATTAGCGGACTAACTTGACGGCTAATTGTAGTTACATTATTTGTACCATCTTGGTTAAGACTAATTTGGCTTTGAACTGTGGAAACTTTTTCTAATGCTTGTTGTTGCTGTTGTGAGATAATAGTGGTTAGTGCGATCGCTGCAATTATACTAATAATTGCTCCCGTAGCAATCCAACGCTGACGTTTTTTTTCAACAGCTAAAGCTTGGCGGCGCTGTAATTGTATTAACGCTTCATCTAGCAATTCTGGTGGCAAATTTAATTCTTGTAAAATTTCTTTAACTTGTTCCGAATTGAGTTCCTGTTCGCGCTGTTGTTTGAGTTGTTCTACTTCAGCGATAATTTGGTTAAGTTGATTTGGCGTTAAGTTATTTTTCATCGTTTTAAGTCAAAGAGTATTTAACGCAAAATTCCTATTTTGTCTGGAGATTATAAGCTAACGCCTAAACTTCCTCTTGAGTAACCAGAGAAACGATGAAATTAGAATTAATCACATCTTCAGGGAGAAAAGGAGACTCAACCGGAAAAGTTTGAGCGGGTAATAAGGTTTCAGCACTAGCATCAACAACAGCATTTTTATAGACATCAGCAAATACTTCAAGATAGTAAGGTTTGAGACTGGGGCTATCTTTTAACAGAGATTCAATTTGACGGCGTTGCTCTAAAATCGTACCTCTCCAACTAGAGGAACGTCTTTCAGGTTGATATTGATATTTAAGTAGGTGCATCAATAAAACAACTAATCTGCTTTTAAGTTCCCGTCGTTTATCCTTACCCATGT is a window encoding:
- a CDS encoding BrnA antitoxin family protein → MEAEYDFSQGKRGAIEQISSGKTRITIRLDDDVLAWFRHQVHLAGGGNYQTLINEALRQHIQQNQEPLEETLRRVVREELKRIEK
- a CDS encoding DUF29 domain-containing protein — encoded protein: MTTNLKLTHQQNLYDIDFYLWIVTTAQLLRDHKFDELDLDNLIEEIEDMGKDKRRELKSRLVVLLMHLLKYQYQPERRSSSWRGTILEQRRQIESLLKDSPSLKPYYLEVFADVYKNAVVDASAETLLPAQTFPVESPFLPEDVINSNFIVSLVTQEEV
- a CDS encoding type II toxin-antitoxin system VapC family toxin; the encoded protein is MTNYLLDTNVLLRSSDPTSGLQALADLSVTRLLANNDQLYITSQNMIEFWVVATRPPQVNGLGWSVERTHAEVEQIISQFPQLEETPEIFPHWFNLVTSYQIQGKRVHDARLVAVMLAHGVTHLLTFNPDDFQSINEIVVVHPQAIANLDAQN
- a CDS encoding type II toxin-antitoxin system HicA family toxin codes for the protein MTRTRPMNADEVERILEHYGFQLISQKGSHRKWRNHDRQLQVIVPYHKGRDLPIGTLRNIMIGADIPESEWKTK
- a CDS encoding AIPR family protein, giving the protein MLNLDYTNLMQLVQPYKVLGRAEASAFLDWFLVNIYRLEIIEVQNIVCDGHGDKGIDGIYVNENEECIDIFQSKTVQNPVKTLGDTQLKEFVGSLEQLQTAEGLDSIISTTGNIQLKNLLTEYKHIFISSKYTVRGVFITNADKDSNAESFLGATSLTTKLEVWDKSLIAQMYVPSQKAIPATSEISFDVFGYDYAQYNVGSTAKVVIAPVAATDLVRMDGIQNQQLFDLNLRKNLEKTKVNKDIGKSISNTSEHTNFLLYHNGITIICEELDTSEEDKIKLKGYSVVNGCQTVSSLYNNRSQVTQDLRILTRIIRVNADQAGLVSKITYNSNNQNGIQARDFRSNTQTQVRLQQEIEHSYPEYFYEIKRGDEPGQRTVIENTLAGQILLAFDLKRPSSVQRYSKIFDDMHQEIFARPEVTGGRIIALFELYKEIEQNLSQIRPELFAGYQITKFFLLYLISEALSEDEVGKAFCKKPEDFYKDPNQKTCLLECMQIILADLIIDLNAEFEDEGGENFDFKAAFKSPNSLRNLSNRVVSSHKKLIARGRTESFSQLWNRISSQPR
- a CDS encoding family 10 glycosylhydrolase yields the protein MSSQNKKPNGCGCSSIPLSLILAILGGAYWWFSQKGNLDISHLLSKIQGITIPNVNQITGTFSSPTPSLSSKNNPTPSSQPASRKTITPKKKLLPPTPWEKKVIRGIYLSRYQVTNNADEQTIRARVRYYRSQGINTIIHGVWGNGCTMYKSDVMQQTLGYESCPNQFQERWLDWLIDEAHQQGMQVHAYFEKGIKIDKNSPIYDLAISQGWLVPGVDKTYVGIEQYVLDVEVPEVASFFKNILVEFVQKYPKIDAVQWDDYLGYYAELPGKVDRTAKLTSFVQPMIAAMKQANPKVSFDICHHNPYWAKRYFAADWQKWDVDRVFIQAYNEANFLPELSYAKNYAGIAITERQFHHLKELVDDSAIKSILVFPLSGKPEETASRLKSLIANNN
- a CDS encoding BrnT family toxin; its protein translation is MAYQWNEDKAATNLRKHGIDFADAVSVFSDDLAITIPDERFDEERFITIGIDAFGRVLVVVYTLRGDEIRLISARKATRLEQQQYEQE
- a CDS encoding type II toxin-antitoxin system HicB family antitoxin, translated to MMKWRVVLEADAETGDWSVWCPELPGCVSAGETEEEALENIREAIALYLEPDPIELKSGAILREISVG
- a CDS encoding asparagine synthetase B family protein, whose amino-acid sequence is MQNIYPQVCQFVGYWGYGNQENLDKTLSQILSAAPGAWKTAQRLVPNNFIKQKKQYLSQIGCFGVNTNSSKVNSNNSIYVTVSTDGLRDSADAWVKIDPLNHLTLGREAFGRVPLYWTQTEEVIWFASQLQLLLPIIENPQVSIAGLYGYSCFSYIPTPLTPVNHIFAIPAGTQLIWQTSNELKISSQPTQERLLEWRESSNLIADEATAISQLQTLLKNAIQRQIADLNSEPVGVLLSGGLDSAIVAAHLVQAGVNVRAYTLDFGDVGIPELPYAEQVAQFLNIPLVKVAATQDCIRKSIIHTAQALDLPFGDSVTVPLFLLAQAASQETKVIFNGEGGDQLFAGWTNKPLIAAEVYNTVNPTGKENFSSQYLRTFHRLYGYESQIFQPAVYEQVQQINPEYWLEAALDPSFSTSVLHRLRRATLMLKGAQNIHPRATNIAFAHKLKVRSPFCDLSLAEWTFQLSGKLCLQGSCEKYILKRAVENLLPPEIVWREKRGMEVPLTYWCLNQLWGFVGTWLNPGKLRAEKIWQPHLAAHIVAGDIGATIKSRRLGEMLWLLIMWEVWRTTVLGEESNNYAWDHPFWFPRQLWSFSRKWKD